The Betta splendens chromosome 2, fBetSpl5.4, whole genome shotgun sequence nucleotide sequence GCCCAGCTTGTGGTCTGTCTTGGGGTCAGCAATAATGGCCTGAACAGCTACAATGGCCTCGTTTATCTtcgtctgcagctccctcaaCTCCTCGATGTGCAGCAGGCGTAAGATCTGCGCCGCTTCGTTCAGAGTCGCGTCTGGGTAGAAACAAGATATTGATTGTAAATTCTAATGCACAGtatattgttttacattttaaaatctgAAATGCAGCACTCACCTCCCGTGTCAAAGCCCAGGACGTGCTTGTCTAAAGTCACTGGGATGCCCTGAAACCAGGTGATAAAACAGTTGGACCGTTTCTACTTCCAAacacatgcaaaacaaaaaagacatttgAGTCATTTTTAATGGGTCTGTCAGTTCACCTCTCTGTTCTGGTTGGCTTTAGCGATGGCTTCCGGAGAAAGTCTCTCCTGGATCAGGATACGAATagcctgacaaacaaacaaacaacttgACAAACTCTTTCTGGACATGTTTAAGTTTTAATTTTCGCAGATTGTGTCTCTGTTAATGGGAAATTCCCTAACACCCCTTTATGTGGCCGTTTCTGGTGTTAAGTTGCAGGTTCACTAATTCCTTGCAGGATTCAAGTTGCTCTCCAAAGCACAGCATCATTGTTACTACTCAAGCTGCTTTAATAGAGTCCAAATGTCCCACATGGGATGGTTTTAATAGATTAAGTAAGCTACAGTTCAAATTCACCACTCGAATTCTtagaacacaaagacaaaacattgCATGGGCCATTGTAGCATCCTCTTACCTTGAGCATAACCAGGTAGTCGTCGTGCCGTTGTATTTTGAGGATGTTGGCCAgagctgtgactcctgctttGAAATCTGGTGAATTAACtgaaggaacaaaaaaaaacaaaaaaagattagaataaaaacatgaaggAAGGTGGGAGAGTGAGGCTTGAGGATGGCTGCTGGTGGTTCCACTTACCGTCCAGGTTGACCAGCGGGTCCACTGCTTGGTCGCTGGCACTGGAGGCAGCCAGCGTTGGGCAGTTCTTATACTTCTCCACTGAGGACGGACACAAAAGGTGGAGGCTTGTGAGTCTCACACTGACACTGGTATTTTTAGATCTCACAAATAAGGTCGTGGAGATTACAACACTCGAGTGACTGGAAACACATTCACTGGATAATGTCTCCATCTATTGGTCTTTATTAGTACTTCAACCATGTGGCGGCGTTGATCCATGTATTTGTGTTGTGAAACTCTAGTAAAAAGGAGGTTTCTGTGCAGCAAACGTGTGTTTCCATGTCCTCACCATTGTCTCCGTATTCATAGCGCACAGCCAGGCCCAGTAACCAGTCCAAAGCCTCCTGCCGGTCCGGAACCCCGAATGGACAGCTCACATCCTGCAGGTACTGCAGCAAAAGGAAGACAACAATAAGAGGGTGTTGACGTGATCACAACTACGATCTTCCAGCCGTGCAGCACCTAAGTACTGGTCCTTTCAACGCTGCCGCTTTCTAGGGTCTCGTGTTGGGCTGCGATCCGGTACCAGTGTCCGCTCACCTTCTGGTAAGCTTTGGGCCAGTCCGAGCTGTGGATGTTCCTCAGGTTGCCTCGGTCCTCGATCTTATAGTGTCGAATCTTCTGGTCTTCCAGCCACACGACGCAGTTCCTGAACTGTGAGTCATCTGAGCAGGAACAACAGACTGTAGTTTACTGGACGCAGGTCAACATGACAGCAGCTCCACGACGTGGCAGCTGACTGAACGCATGGATGAGCCTCTTTGTACTGCTGCGATACACACATTATGTTTACAAGCATCATTTAAGAAAATTTCGCTCAACTTAAACTATAACCTGAAATATTTTAAACGCAGCCTATTTGGCGTGAATTGTGTTCCTAGCAAATCACATTGCCAGGAGCACCTCTGCggaatgaatgtgtttgcttCATTCATCTCATGTTTATGCTAAAATACAAATGTTTCTTTACAAAGGGCGACGCAAACTCAAATGTTTACATTAGTTTGGTGCTTCGTCGTCTCCACGTTAACGTCACCGTGACAGGACACGATACGCGCACACACGTTAACCGGCTCCACGTTTAGCTCATGGACAAACGCAGCCGCTCCTTGTCGAGTTTTTCCTCACCTGTGCAGTCGAATCCGTTTGGGTCGTGATAATCTAGAGCTGTCAGCTTTCGCCGAAACATTTCTACGCGTGTTTTAGGTGGAACCCGTTGACTTCTTTCTCTAGCAGGGCGCTAGCTTGGCTGTTATTTTTTAGAAAAGAATACTGCGCATGCGCCACTTGCAACTTCCCGTTATGActgtcaaattaaaatgtaCCCGGGGATTTTAAGTCCAGACCTATTTAATCATTCACCATTGCTGCTGCCTTTTCTATTAATATCATCTTGCCAAGGTTTGTTTTATAACATTCCTACTTAAATACTTTTAATTGCTTCCAATAACCTCTAGAAATCTTTAGTTCTACCCAGGCAGATAAGACGCATCCTCATCTAGACAAAGCTGACAACTCCAGCATGTATGAAATGTCTAAACAGCAAACCCTAAACAGGTTTTGCTTCACAAAACCAGATTACACTATTACGAAATAAGTTGTAattgctgcagctgttttcaaaAACCTCAGTtgcaacttttatttttagtagCATCTGTATGACTTATATCAAGGCTCTCCAAAGTGAATTGTACAAGATCTATGGATTAAATTCAGCGTGtaacacaaaaaacagagaCGCTTTGTAAAACTGACTTTATTACACGTCACATATTATAAAGCGAGACAAAAAAACTCCAATAtaacacaaaagaaacaaaagctaCGACGGTTGTGTTGGTTCTTGAATGTTGTGTGGGCACGGTCGACACGTTCAGAAAGGCCTCATGCGCGTGTTGAGGGGTGGGGCTCTGTTGGGTGGCGTGATAGCTATATCCAGATAGTCTCCGATCTGGAAGCGCTGGGACTGCAGTGTCATGGAATCATCTGCTCCCTTCCTGCCAGATACAGTGCTGCCGATGTCTTTCAACCTAAAAGAGGGGAGCAGACACGTAAATACAGATTCCCAGAGTAGCAACAAAGTGATCTTCTCTATGTGCCCAGCCAGGACCTCTACAGCTCCATACTAACCTGTACATTTTCCCTCTTAGGTCAGGAAAGACGATGGCAAAGCTGAAGTGGGTTCCCTTTTTTCTGGCCTCTGGATACACTTCCTTCACTAGGCTCGTTAGCTCCTTCAGAGTAGCATCCATCCTGAAACACGCACACTTTCCTCAGTGTCTAAATATATACCCACATTAGCAAACCTAGCCTAATATAGATAACATTCAATTTAAACACACTGACCAAAGGAAGGATAAATGTGGTATTACCATGTGTATATCTGCAGTTCACTGGAAGGAACGTTGCCACGGCCAAATTCATCTGGTCTGTGATGCCGGCCATTGTTGGTGGTGAAAACTCGCAGCAGAAGAGGGCAGGTCTGCAACAAATTCAGCATGAAAGGTAAATTATAAGTACATAGAATGAGTGTATTATTAAATATCCATTACACACAGAGAAAGATGGCCAGTGAATACAAACTCCCTCTATCTTACAGTAGTAGCTACGACTCTATTCAAATGTTTAATATACTCGTATTAGACTCAATCCTACACTGACACAGTGCTACTGTGAACAGTTAACAACTGATGTGTTGTAAAATGCTTAGAACAGTTcgtctgattattattattattattatatcattattattgaGGGTTTTACTGACACCTATTAATGCCACGCAGTGCAGCAGCTCTCACTGCACTTCTCCTACAGGGTTTTACTATATACATAATGAACTCAATTTTACCAACTGAGCGGTGCATTACATTGTGAGTAGACATTACGAGCGTCAGTGTTTGACACAACGACATGTCTGTGTAAGTATCATCACAATGTTCAACGTTGCGTTTTAGTATGCATCACTGTATGGTTAACAAAGTTTAGGCTTAAagtttataacacacacacacacacacacacacacacacacacacacacacacacacacactgcaacaaacACTAAGCTCTCGAGTACATGGTTCGCTAGCATGCTAGCTTTAGCGCGCTTCGTTAGCTCACGTTAGCTAATGCGGTTcttacattttcttttacattttttttcatgtgGTAGCTACTAATTAGTTTGAAACACTCCCAAAATCATAACACGCGCATGTCTACATTGGCCATGAGATACACAGAGTACTTCCCGAACACGATTCCGCACCGTTATTACTTACAGCTAGCAAAAGCAGGTTAGCTTGAGCCCACTCGTtagacaagctgctgctgcataaaACAGACTAGAAGAAAGCCACACTTTCCAGCATTACGTTACCTTTTCGCGATCAATCGGCTTCTCTGGTTCCTTCTTGATCTCCTCCTGCGTGATTCGCGACTCTAGAGCCATCGCTGTTTTTCACTAATATTACAGCTACGTGCTAACTCGCTCGCCAACTGTACCCGACCTGGGAAAATACAACGAGCCAGAACCGTGGGCGTCCATAGAGAAGGTTTCCGCTTCCGGTCCGTGTTTCTACCCTCATTCATTGCCCTCTAGTGTCGTGGAGTGCTTAACCGTCGCCACACTCAGTTTGTGCATTAAATCATACATATATCACTTTATATATCAACTATCATGAAAGTCTCGCCACATTATCCAGTCCAACCTATCTTTTATTATGCTTTGTTTTAAAGTTATGCGCCATTAGAACAATTAAGTCTTCTCTTTTTCGGTGAATTCAGTTTTCCAGTATCTGCATTAAAGCttgctgaacaaaaacaaaaatcatcgTCTGGTCCTGCAGCGAACATACAGGCTACAGTAGAGTAGCTGATCCAGGATCAGTCGTCCAAGTCCACCTACAGAATTGAGACCGAGTCACATGCTATTCTCCCCCTCACTccttgcagtgtgtgtgtgtgttgtgagacACATATATGTGGCCGTTGTACACTGGTTGCTTCTGTTCTCCTGCAGACTGATCAGGGATCAGGGGGTATTGTAACAATCAGCTCTCttttacctctctctctctctttctccctacTCATTCACTTTGCCCCCCTTCATGCGTCTTCCCAACCCCAGCAGCTCCAAACAATCCAccaccctctccccctctcagtCTCTTTGCTTGGTCCTGATTCAGAAATCACACAGTAGGTCTTTGAGTCTGGTCCTGTCACTAATATCCATTCATCGATATGCATCAGGAATAAGTGTCACTGTTATTTCCCCTGACGCCCACAATAATACTACTGTCGCACCATCGTCATCATGGTTCAAATCTGAGTTCATTCTCTGCCTCTTTCCTGGACCTTATTTCTAACATGAGACACAGCATTTCATTTCCCTTCTGTAAATGTCCACAGAGTAAACTGAGGAGGGTGCTTTTTCTCCCACATGTTAACAAACAGTGGGAAAATGTCCTCAACCGCAGTCATTAGAGgcacacagagctgcactgtGCTGCTGCCAAGTGATGGTTGGTCTGAACGCCCCCTACCTGTGTCCAGTTAcaggtgtgcacacacacacacacacacacacacacacacacacacacacacacacacacacacacacacacacacacacacacacttgactttGTGACATCACTAAGGCTTAACTTTAATTTTCtaataaacaatatataaagTTTACCTCAACTCATATATCCATGAATTCATATAATTTAAGACCTAAGTAATAAGGTTGGCTAAAAAGCACAACGTAACAGCAGGACCATTGCCTTTCAAGTGAAAATgtcacaataaaataaacactaaattacattttaatcatttattatgTGCTTTAGTGTCTCCTCATTAGTAAAAAAGTAACCCCAGCTGCTTTTTTCATGTAGGAACAACACAAGTGCATGTTATTTTTTTGTGCATTTAAGTAACTTTCATTTTCAAATTGCGAGATagagatttattttgaaattccaTACAGGATGTCATTGTATTCCAGTGTGACTTAACACTTGGAGGCGCATCTGTTTCTCATGTCTAagaaccaggagcagcaggtttgaGAATTTGGTCCCATGTATTTGGCTGAACCCACATTTTTCCACTTTCCTGCTGAAAATAATTATGAGGAACATTTACCTACAAACACCCTGACGTCAGACTGAAGGTAAGAAAACTATAAtatctttttaaattaaaaaaaaaaaacgatcaGCATTATTCATTATGGGCAATGAGcgtaaaacatgttttacacaaCTGTCGGTcctattttaataaaaacaaatcaactgATTGATCGGTCGATGTGAAGCACATAATATGTGTTGTCCTTTCAGCACAGTGTATAAATACTAAATGGGTGAATTACTCTAACGCTCATTCTCACTGAGGGCGTGCGTGTCTCTACAGTGTGTTTTAGTTGACAGTGGGCTCGGTTCAGTACAGGCCACAGTGGGCAGAGAGGTTCAATGGTTCACATGAATATTGGCTCggttccttctctcctcctcctcagtttcATTCcttttcatcctcttcctctttcaagctgcttttgtttcacGGCCTGCTTTCATCTCTCGCCACTCGCATCCTTCAAGTGTTGATGTCGGATGCTTGTGCAGCCTGTGATGCGGCCTGctcctttttccctttttcctcctctgtctccccagCATGTCTTGGCCTGCTCTGTACGCCCAGCTGGCCGGGGCCAACCGTCACTCCACCAGCCTGGGCAAAGTCTGGCTCTCCGTGCTCTTTATTTTTCGG carries:
- the sap18 gene encoding histone deacetylase complex subunit SAP18 encodes the protein MALESRITQEEIKKEPEKPIDREKTCPLLLRVFTTNNGRHHRPDEFGRGNVPSSELQIYTWMDATLKELTSLVKEVYPEARKKGTHFSFAIVFPDLRGKMYRLKDIGSTVSGRKGADDSMTLQSQRFQIGDYLDIAITPPNRAPPLNTRMRPF
- the rtraf gene encoding RNA transcription, translation and transport factor protein encodes the protein MFRRKLTALDYHDPNGFDCTDDSQFRNCVVWLEDQKIRHYKIEDRGNLRNIHSSDWPKAYQKYLQDVSCPFGVPDRQEALDWLLGLAVRYEYGDNVEKYKNCPTLAASSASDQAVDPLVNLDVNSPDFKAGVTALANILKIQRHDDYLVMLKAIRILIQERLSPEAIAKANQNREGIPVTLDKHVLGFDTGDATLNEAAQILRLLHIEELRELQTKINEAIVAVQAIIADPKTDHKLGKVGR